In Capricornis sumatraensis isolate serow.1 chromosome 6, serow.2, whole genome shotgun sequence, the genomic window TGGGGCGCCCGTCTCCCAGGCTCCCCCAGGGCCGGTGGTCTCCAAGGTCTCCACTGTTACCTACTGGGGTTAATTAACCCCCAGGTAACAGAGCTGGAGACCCTCGAGGCTGGGCGGGGACTGTCTGAGCATGTGTGTGGTCAGGTCGTGGCTGTTGGCCCCTCGGCACCTGAGGCCGCCCGTGCAGACCCCTACCGCCTCGTCCTTGTCTTTGGAGGAGGCAGATGCTCGGCCTGTTCCGTATCATTGCCTCAGATTTGAGCAGATCCTCTAATCACACACCAGCAAATCCTGTCTGAGAGAGGCTCTATTAATACCCTTGCTATTTTTTTGCTGTgctccattttataaatgtatatatatatatatgttttttgcaAATATGGTTCAAACATTCTTGCCTTTTAAGGGCAGAAAACAATGACAGAGCTTCCTAATTGTTTTCAACAGTTACCTTCAACGATATCCTGTACAAGATATCCTCTTAAATGTTCTGAATAGAGTTCAAAttacttctctttccttcttcctttgaaAACATCCCCAAACCCACAGCTGGCCAGCTCAGCGTCGCTGGAAGGGAAAGGACAGCTGAAGTTCACGACAGGCCGCTGGAGCCCACATCACAACTGCTCCCAGGTAGCCACGGCGAACGACACGGCCATCCGAGGCTGGGACACACGGACCatgaggtcagtggcggccgggcCGGACTCGTGCCCAGAGCCCCGCCTGCCCCGCCCCATCCTCGACTCCGTGGGGTCAGCTCTGCTGGGGGCCACACGGCCGCCTGGAGCCCCACCCGCCCCGCCCCATCCTCGACTCCGTGGGGTCAGCTCTGCTGGGGGCCACACGGCCGCCCGGAgctccgcccgccccgccccagcctcGGCTCGGTCGGGTCAGCTCTGCTGGGGGCCACACGGCCGCCCGgagccccgcccgccccgccccatcCTCGACTCCGTGGGGTCAGCTCTGCTGGGGGCCACACGGCCGCCCGgagccccgcccgccccgccccatcCTCGACTCCGTGGGGTCAGCTCTGCTGGGGGCCACACGGCCGCCCGGAgctccgcccgccccgccccagcctcGGCTCGGTCGGGTCAGCTCTGCTGGGGGCCACACGGCCGCCCGgagccccgcccgccccgccccatcCTCGACTCCGTGGGGTCAGCTCTGCTGGGGGCCACACGGCCGCCCGgagccccgcccgccccgccccatcCTCGACTCCGTGGGGTCAGCTCTGCTGGGGGCCACACGGCCGCCCGGAgctccgcccgccccgccccagcctcGGCTCGGTCGGGTCAGCTCTGCTGGGGGCCACACGGCCGCCCGgagccccgcccgccccgccccatcCTCGACTCCGTGGGGTCAGCTCTGCTGGGGGCCACACGGCCGCCCGgagccccgcccgccccgccccagcctcGGCTAGGTCGGGTCAGCTCTGCTGGGGAACACACGGCCGGGCTGTTGTGGTCTTGGTGCTGTAGGGAGGGGCACAGCCGCCTTCCTCCTCCGACCCCGCCTTCAGTACACCAGGGGCTGTGGGTCCGAGCCCCTCTCGGGCGGCCTGGCCCCTCTGGGTGCCCTTCGGCAGCCGCGGTCTCCCGTGGAGATCCGGGTCAGGCTTTCACAGCAGCTCAGGCCCCAGACGGTGACCGCAGGCTCCCGGGCCCTGTGATGGGCAACTCCACGGGGAGGGCCACCGTGTCTCCGGGCCGCACGCCCAGAGGTGATCACACTGTGTCACCTAAGTCATTACACAGACAGCCCGCGCTGCTGGCGGAGCACAGAGAGCAGCTTCTCTGCGCCAGGTGTGGGTTGACAGGCAGAGGAGTGACGGGGGCGCTCTGTTGCCATGGCAACGGGAGCACGGCAGTCTTTTCTAAGGTACAGTTCATCCCCTCAGCACACCGTGATTTATCACTAAGCTGCAGAGATGGAGGTCGGGAAATAATTCCTGTTGCCTTCAAGGGTGGGGGCACCGCCTGAAATCTCAGTCCCGGGCTCCCCGAAAGTGCAGGGGTAATCCGTAATCGACGTGTGTGTCTGTGCCGGGCTGTGCTGGGTTTGCTGTGAGGTGCTGAAAGCTGTGGGCTTGGACTGTGGGGACTCAGGACCAGAATGCATGCCTCCAGGGCCTGTGGCTGTCTTTCCCTGTTCTCATCGTTCCTTGAAGGATGCGAAGGTTTTTGGGGTCTATATGAGAACCTCTAAGGCTAACCTCACAGACCCCAAATCCAAGGCCTGGGGGGCGGCGCCCTGCAGCCCCCTTGCCCGCCGTCCCTGGAGGGCGTCCCTGGGTTTCTGGCAGCGGGTGAGCCGGGCTGTTCTCGACATGGTCTCTCTCCTGCCCACAGCCTGTGCGCCTGCTCAGCCAGCTGCTTCCCGCGCTGCTTGGGGTGTGCATGGGGCTTTTATGTTCAGGCCACCACGCCCAGAGCTGGCAGGAAAGCCTGAGTCAGCATTCCGCAGGCCCTGGGACCTCAGCAGTCTTGGTGTTATCCATTTTCCTGCTTCCCTCGCAAGATCTTGACGCTCGGGCTTCTTGTTTTAGGAAGAAATTACTAGGCTCTTGAAAGGTACAGGATGTAGAAACCAGTTCCCGATTTAAAAGTGGCTTTGGGCTGGAAAACCTGGCCTGTGAGAAACGGTGGGAAGGACTAAAATCGTTGCCCTGAGTGGGAGCATGGAGGTCTGGGGTGCCGCCCCCCGGGAGCTGCAGGGAGCACGTGACCCAGCACCTGCAGGAGGGGACACTCCCCCCGAGAAGCACGCGGAGAGGGTGGAATGACGGGCATGTCACAGGGCCGTGGTAGGCCTCGTCCATCCTGCTGGACGCAGGCCTCTTGTCCAAAGCCGCTGTCCCACCTCAGGATGACCGCTCCTCTGGTTGGGGTGTGTGACGTGAGGGGGTCGCTGTAGAGATGGAACAGTGTAATTCCACACCCTGTGAGAGGCGGCTTGGAGCTGGGTGGTGGGGCAGCAGTcaggtctgtgtgtgcatgtgtgtgtgcacctgtgtgtgtgtgcctgctcttctgtgcacatgtgtgtgggcATGTACACCTATATGTGTGGGCACGTACACCTATATGTGTGGGCACATGTACCCGTGCGGGCGCACACGTGTGCTGCGTGCATTGCATACCTGTGTGCACACCTGCGTGTATGTTCTCTGCACATGCGTGTGGGCATGTACACCTGTATGTGCGGGCACATGTACCCATGTGGGCGCACATGTGTGTGGTATGTgcattgtgtacatgtgtgcacatcTGCGTGTATGTCCTCTGCACATGCGTGTGAGCATGTATACCTATATGTGTGGGCACGTGTACCCATGCGGACACACGTGTGTGCTGCGTgcattgtgtacatgtgtgcacaccTGTGTGTATGTCCTCTGCACGCACGTGTGGGCATGTACACCTGTATGTGTGGGCACATGTACTCGTGTGggcgcacatgtgtgtgtgtgctgtgtgcattatgtacacgtgtgcacacgtgcacGTGTGCACTCTAAGCAGCTGTGGTTCAGTCCCTCCCACCGCACCTGCGTGTATGTCCTCTGCACATGCGTGTGGGCATGTATACCTATATGTGTGGGCACATGTACCCGTGAgggcgcacgtgtgtgtgtgctgtgtgcgttatgtacacatgtgcacacgtgCACGTGTGCACTATAAGCAGCTGTGGCTCAGCCCCTCCCACCGGCGTGTCGGCACCCAGGCTGTGTGCGTGGGTGAGGGACGGGCCTGGCCGTGACAGGCGGCGTCTCCCTCAGCGTTTCTGCAGTTTCTCCtacttctccttcctctcctgtctCTGTGCCTCCGACGCCGTCAGCACCGCATCCTGCTTTCCGccccctttctgtctctctggtcCTTCTGGACGTGGGCTGTCCAGTCTGTCTCTGCTTCTCCATGACAGTCCCCTCTCTCTGGCTCCCTCTCATCAAGATGCCAGGTCACCCCCTTGAGAGCTGCCAGCCAGCCCCCATCCCAGGCACCGACCGTGAGCAGGAGCCCCCGGCCCGGACCCCACCTGGCCGGGGCCTGGGAGAGGCTGTGGGGGCCAGTGCTTCCCGTGTGCCCCCTCTCACCTGTGCGTCCACCCCCCGCGCCCAGCCAGACCTACCGCATCGAGAGCGCTCACGGCCAGCTGGTGCGGGACCTGGACTTCAACCCCAACAGGCAGTACTACCTGGCCAGCTGCGGGGACGACTGCAAGGTGAAGTTCTGGGACACCCGCAACGTCGCCGAGCCCGTCAAGACCCTGGAGGAGCACTCCCACTGGTGCGTGCCTGGCGGGGGGGCAGTAATTAGGTGATTTATTTTGCTGATTACGTCACCGTTTGGAAAGGCAGAAGCCAGCCTAGTTTGTGCTGCTGTGACTCATTCAATcaaccagttttattttttctttaggaaaaaattCCAAATCTGAATGTGATTCATAAAcgtaggaaaagaaaaacattagacTCTGTCTCCTCTTGAAATAGTGCTGGTTCACGTATGCAACAGTGAGTGTGCCCAGATGCTCCTGGGGCATTGTGTGCCATGCAGGGGGTGGAGAGCCCAGtgcccagaggcaggaggccagaTAGGCTAGTCCAGCAGCATCCATGGGGAGGATAGTGAGGCAGGGCTGGGCGCGCAGCACGCAGCACCCCCAAGACCCGCCATTCTCCCTAACGTGCTGTAGCTGTGTGTTCACCACGTGCTGGGGctttttgctaagtgaaagagatCAAGTCGGAGAAAATCGTTTTCATCCAGATAAAGCCTGTTGTGTGTGcgtacgtgtgtgtgcatgcgtgcttctGTCTGGATGCACACGTGTGCCTGAGTTGTGTGTAcgtacgtgtgtgtgcatgcatgcttctGTCTGGATGCACACGTGTGCCTGAGTGTGCTTATGTCTGCATGTCAGCGTGTGCTGCTGTGTGCATGTACACATCTGTgtacatacatgcatgtgtgtgtgcttgcatcCGCGTGCATATTTGTGTACTGCTGTGGGCATGCACACTTCTGTGTGTGCTCGTGTGTATTTACCACTTGAATGCTGGAGTACAGTTTAGACAGTTCGGTCATGCCTGCAGTCCGGGAAGAAGCTCCCATCCCCTGGACCCAAGTGGGCTGTCTGGCTGTCCgctgcccaccccccagccccgggTCTGCAGCAGCTGCCTGGCGGGTGGCTCAGCACAGCGAACTCGGGTCCTGTGGGTCAGAAGGAAGCCGGGCCGAGTGACCAGACCAGACGGGAGGGCGGCCCTGGCCGGGGCAGTGCTCCTGGAGGCCGCCCGGGGCGGGCTCGTGTCTCCGTCATCTCTAGTCCACACTATGCTTCTCAGGCGGTTATGGCCTTTGGTGctctgggaagcctgtgtgcctgcTGCACAGGAGTCCAGTGAGCCCCCTGCGGTCCCTGCTGCCGTCTGGTTGTGTCTCTTGTCAGTTGGGATTTACAAGGTTTCAGGCTGCGCCGCGAGCCTGCCCCTGCTGACCACCACCCGGTGCTGGCCTGAGCGGGATGAGGCTGCCCCGTCTAGGAGGGCTGATGGTCCCAGcgccctctccccccacccccagggtatGGAACGTCCGCTACAACCACTCGCACGACCAGCTGGTCCTCACGGGCAGCAGCGACAGCAGGGTCATCCTTTCCAACATGGTGTCCATCTCCTCCGAGCCCTTCGGCCACCTGGTGGATGACGACGACCTGAGTGACCAGGAGGAGCGCCGTCTGGAGGAGAAGTAAGCGCGTGCGACGGGCGGCCCAGGCGTGCGGGAGCGTCTCCGGGTCCCTGTGGTGGGGGCGTGGGTGATGGGGTCGGGTGGCTCAGCGATGCTGTCTGGCGTGGCCTCTGAAACGCGTCTGTCCATGTTCTTGCTGAGCTTCACAGGTGAGGCGGTGAGGACCGTGGCTGGTCTGCACCCTCGGGAGTGAGTCGCGGCCCCCGCTGGCTCTCGGGATGCCCCTTGGGGCAGACTGTGCTGGGCGTCTCTGCTCGCTGTGCTGTCCTGGGTCAGGTTGTGGCCCATCTGCCCTTGCtggcagggggcagggtgggacCGCAGGCCCAGACCTGGTCCGTCCCCCACGCCCCTTCCCCTGAGGGACCCTGAGGTGCTGCTGGGACCTCGACGTGGTGCCTGCCTTGACAGCCGCACCATCTTTTCGTGGTGGCGTCTTTTCCCTGGACCTTCCAACCCTACTTGTGTCTGCTCAGGGGCCCTCTCTTCACCCTGGGGCCCAGGCCCTGAGACTTGTGGGGGCCTGGGCTCTGGGGCTCACACAGGGCGCCCTAGTCCAGGGCGGCGGCACCCAGGAGGGCCGGTGCCCTGCGTCAGCAGCCTGGGTGTTGCAGGAGATGCCCCTTGCTCTGGGGAGGACGTGTCTCCGTGGCGGTGGCTGCCTTCTGGTGTGAGGGAGCGTGCTTCAGGCCTCCCTGGAGTCGGGTCTGGGGCCGGGGTGTCTGGAGCAGAGCCCGTCGAGTCAGGCAGCCTGTGCCCTGGAGTGTGAAGGGGCATGTCCTTCTGTCCTGAGCTTCCTCACTCTCTGCTGTTGTCTGATTGCTTCTGCTGCCCGCCGACCGcccaggtgaaagtgaaagccgctcagtcgtggccgactctttggtGTACCCCATAGATACACAGgccgtggaactctccaggtcagagtactggagtgtgtagcctttcccttctccaggggatcttcccaacccagggatcgaacccaggtctcctgcatcacggtctgattctttaccatctgagccacaagagaagcccaagaatactggagtgggtagcctatcccttctccagtgggttttcacaacccaaggatcaaacccgggtctcccgcattgcaggaggattctttaccagctgagtcacagggaaAAATCCCCACGTGAGAGGCTGACTTGGCAGTGACCTACTGATTGTCTCCCTTGACGCCATCATTTTCCTGTTCAGACGCTGGGAAATGCATCATTTAGACACAGCTGTGGTGGCTTCAGCCCAGCGGCCTGCCACGTGCAGGGCTCGGGGCCCTCTGCTGTCCTGTCTGCTCTCGGCCAGGCAGGAGTCTGCGTCCTGTCTGTACCGGAAACAGAGCCAGCAGCTGCCTTGTTGGCGCCGAGTGGTCCTGGGATATCCCCGCTGTGCGTGACAGCTTCAGACAGGCTCACCAGGAGGGGGGCAGGCATGTGGCTGGCAGGCATGCCCGGAGATAGCGGCACTGTGAGCTGGCCCAGTTTCCTGCTAGCCTGCTCCTGGGATTGGTCTACACATCTTAGTGAATCGGGGGAATGGGACCCCTCTAAGGACTTGTATGAAGGGTTTATACCAGGCTGCCTGCTGGCCACTGCAGGCCGGCTTCCTGGGAGGACAGGGCTAGGGGATGAGTGGGATCCTGAGCCCAAGACCAGGGGGCACGTGAGGCAGGGTTTCCCGAGAAGGGTCCCGGAGCCCGGGTGGACGGGCTCATGGGGCAGGGTCTCCCGAGAAGGGCTCCAGAGCCCGAGACCAGGGGGCATGCGGGGCGGATCAAGGGGCAGGCAGGGTGGGGTCTCCCGAGAAGTGTCCCCAGAGCCTGGGAGGAGGGGGCATGCCGTGTGGGGTCTCCCGAGAAGGGTCCCAGAGCCCCAGATCAGGGGACAGGCGGGGTGGGGGTCTCCCAAGAAGTGTCCCCAGAGCCCAGGACCAGGGGGCACACGGGGTGGGGTCTCCGGAGAAGGGTCCCAGAGCCCCAGATCAGGGGATAGGCGGGGTGGGGTCTCCCGAGAAGGGTCCGAAACCTGGGAGTGGGGGCTTGCGGGGCGGGGTCTCCCGAGAAGGGTCCCGCGTGCTGAGAGCCCTGTGGGCAGGGAGCATGGGTGAGATGGGAGGCAGCGCCCCAGGCCCTCCGGTGGAGAAGCAGCTGGCGCGCTGCAGGCCTGTGTTCTCTGCAGCCGGGTGGGCGGCGCAGCTCTGCGGGCTTCCGGGGGTCTGCGTGTGTGAGTGCTGTCCGGCCGGTGTCCCAGGGAAGGGATTCGTGAGCCCCGTTTGCAGGGGTTGATGGGGAAGTCACAACTCCAGCCAGGACCTGCTGGCCCTTCCCGCAGGCTCCGGCCAGCCCTGCCCCCAGTCCAAGCTGTGCTGTCTGgtccccaggttcctctgtcagaCACCACGAGACCATCAGCCGTTCTCCACCCAGCCACCGTCCCCCTGAGCGCAGGCACGTCCTGCTTCAGGGCTAATGGAGGTGTCGGGCAGTGGATGGTACCCCACCCTGCCCCGTAGGGCCCTCTGGGGGTGGCCCTGGGGTCCTGCCCCCAGGAGGAGGTGTCGGGCAGTAGATGGCCCCCACGGCCCTGAGACCCCTCTAGGGTGGCCCCCAGGAGGAGGTGTCGGGCAGTAGACGgccgcctccccccgcccccccgccaccCCTCAGCTCCTGGGACCAGGCCTGCGGCTGGGGCAGGGCGCCCGCCCCTCACATGTGTTGGTGCCTTGCAGGAGCCAGGAGCCCCCTCAGGACAGCGTCATCGCCACCTACGAGGAGCACGAGGACAGCGTGTACGCCGTGGACTGGTCCTCAGCCGATCCCTGGCTGTTCGCCTCCCTGAGCTACGACGGAAGGCTCGTCATCAACCGCGTGCCCCGGGCGCTGAAGTACCACATCCtgctgtgagcgccgggctgcctaGGGACCCCAGCCGCGGCGTGTGGGGCCCAGGCTTTCCAGGCAGAGCCCCGTCGGACACGGGCGCCCACGAACAGTGGCAGGGCCTCTGCCCGCTGGCCTCTGCGCCTGCCGTCTCTGCCCTGGAGACAGAGGTGCCCAGGCCGAGCGGGGCGCGCGCTCTCCTCCGGCTCTGAGGGCCGTTGGGCATTTCCCTGTGATTTGTTTCCCTGATGTCGACGTCGTCTTCTCGCGAGATTAAATGGAATAAAAGCAGCAGGGCGGCCCCTGGCATCCTCCCCGGGGCTCCGCTCGGTCTTCCCCGTCTCAGCCCGGAGGATGGGCGGGTGGGCCTGCTGCACCCGGGGGGTGCTGACGCTGCAGGTGCCCCGAGTCTGCCCCGGCTGAGGCCCCGTCCCTGGCCGCCACGCTCCCCAGGGTCCTGCGCTGGAGGCTGATGGCCCCCACGTCACCGTGCGGTCGGGGCCCCCTCAGTCACTCGGATGCCTTCCCGCTAAGCCCTAGGTTGTTGGTGAACCCCTCCTCCCCTGGGCGCCCTCTGTGGGGCGGGCGCATTCAGCTCGGAGAGGCTGGTCCTGCGTGCGCCCCCCGACTGGAGGCTGGAGGACCAGCAGCGTCACCTCACTCACACTTGGCACCGACTGAACGTGTGCGGATTCTGCATGGATTGGTGCTGGGATGCAGGCCCAGGCTGGCCCTCCGGCTCTCGGCAGCAGTCCCCTCCAGTCCGCGGACAAGGTGGAACCCCAGAGTCAAGGGAGGGAAGGTGGGCTACAGACCCTCGGTCCTTCAACCCAAAAAACCGAAGCGGCTCCCTGGTGGCCCCGGCTGGAGGTGGACCTGAGCCCTGCCTGGGACCGTCCACGCAGCCACAGCGGGGTAGCACCCGGGCCCACGCGCCCAGGAGGGTGCCCCCGAGTCCAGCTGTCCTGACGCGGACACGCAGTGGCCTGGGGTTTCCAGCGTCACCGTCGCCCAGTCGTGGCggctgccccgcccccacccgcccCGCCCACCTCTGCCCACCCTGGTGTCCCCGGCCCGTCCTCTGAGACCCAGTCCAGCTGTCACCTCCCCTCTGAGGCGCCTCCCAGGACTCCAGCCCTTGGTCAGCCTCGCGTCTTCCCGCCCGAGTCGTGTGCAGAGGTTCCTCGGACAGCCAGTTGCCCGCATGGCAGCTCAGCCAGTGCGCCCTGAGCCTGCTGGGGTCCAGCAGGACCGCACAAGGCAGGCCCCTTCCGCAGGGCTGGGCAGAGACGGTGAAGGCTCCCTGCACAGGGTTCTGGGGCGCAGGCCCAGCCCAGCGCCGGTCATGGCGTGTCCCCGGGGACACCTCGTTTACCTCCCGTGACAGCTGGATGCCTTCACAGCTCTGTGCAGGAGTAAGTTAATGTATCCTGTAGCCCACTTAGGACCCTAAGTGTGTGTGGCCATTAATGGTCATCTTAGTAGGAACACGTGCAggtcagttaattttaaaatattctaaaattccaAAAGATCAGAAATCATATGTGTTGGGAAAGGTGAAATCTGTCTCCCCTTTCTAGTTTCTTCTGTCTGATGTAAGAATTAACAGGAGACAGACGACAGGAGAAAATCAGATTTAATTCCATAGGTGCAGAGTCCCCATGAGCAAACCGGGCCCAGGACGGGCTGGGCACGAGGCTCCTGAGCATCTGGGTTTGGGGGAGTCTCACGGGGAGGAAACGGTTTGCTGGGCCACGTGGAGTGGCAGGACATGGCAGGACTTTGGTCTCTGTGAGTTCCCCCTCCTGGCCGTGTACAGTGTGGGCATCTCTGGTGATTCTGCACTCTGTGGGCCGGACTCCCCTAGGCAGGAATAAAAGCCAGACTTGCGGCCCGCATGTGGGTTGCCTGGGCCCCTAATGGGCGACAGGAGACGCTCTCACACTGCGAGCAGGGCGGCGCCAGGCTGCTCGGCTCAGCTGCAGGCTCCCTCTGCGCTTACATATCCGTATGGGAAGACGATGAAATGGCAATTTTCCAGGTTTCACGTGAGAACAGAACGCGTCCCCTGGGTCAGGCTGCCCTCAGGATGTGTTCCTTCCTGAGCCGGTGTGGTCCCCCCCTGACTCCTACCGCGGGGTCAGCAGGAGGTGGGCCAGCTCCCGTGATTGGGACGTCACCGCCCAGCAGGTTCCGGGAGGATGGTAGGTCCTCAGCACCCAGCTGGCGTGCGGCTGTAAACTGAGTCACTTCTTCCAGGCGTCAGTGTTGGCAGCATCGGAGCTCACTGGTCCCTTTGCTCTGCCCGCTGGTGGTGCCCCAGTGAGCTGGGCGACCCTTCTGTCTCCTGAGACCCACATCACCCCCGagtgcagggctggggcagggaaggCCCCCGGGAGAAAGCCCAGCTCGGGCGGAGACCTGGGCCAGAGGCTGGGCAGAGGCTGTCAGATGTGTGCAGAGCCCCGCCGGCCAGCATGGTTGCCGACCTTGGGCCTTGCACGCCTCCAGGGGCAACAGATCTGATCTTCGGACACCCCCGTAAAGTCCCCAGGTTACCAAGCCTGGGGGGACATTGGATGGGCAGGAACAGGGCAGGGACGTGCGTCAGAACAGGGCCGGGCTCTCCTATCCGAGGTGGGGGTGTCCAGAGAGGCTGCAGCCgcagggggggggagggggggaacgGGTCGGGAGGGTCTTGGGGGTGGAGCCCTGGCCCCTTTGCCCCCAGGTCCACGTGCTGGGCCGAGTAGGGGTAACTTGGACTTTTTTTCCAGCATCGCTGCGTTCTCTGCCCAGCTGATGAGCCCCCAGCCAGGCCCGAGAGCTGCCCCCGCCCTCTGTCGGCCCCAGCCGCTGCTGCCCTCCCAGGACTGGCCTGTGGGGGGAGGGCCGTGGGTGGGGGCCTCATGGGACCCCAGAATCCTGCCCTGCCTGTCAGGTGTCTTCATGGGGTCAGCAGGGACGACTGCTGTCGTTGGTCACTAACCTCCTCAGTTAGGGGGAGTGGGGTGGTGTGTATACTCCCACATTAGAGAGATGGGCCCGGGACTTACCCACGTCCCATGCACACCCTAGGAAGCCACTCATCGCCAGGGCTCACCGGGCTCAGGTGCCCAGGGAAGCGTCCTCATCTGTGGCCCCGACTGTCTCGGGAGGGAGGCGCTTGCCCCGGGGGCGGGCGGTGAGCAGCAGTTCACAGGGGCCAAGGCAGGAGGACACCAGCCTGCGTCCTGTCACTGCAGGCCACGAGCCGCTCAGGCTAAAGGAGGGGAGAACCACTCAGCGGCCTGGCCCGGAGGGGCCAGTGTGGCGTGGGTGAGCCCCGGGCCCGCGGCTGCAGGGAAGTCAGCGACTGCCCGAGGTGgccccctcccctgtcccagccCCCGACGGGCAGCTGCAGGGTGTGCAGCGGGTCAGCGGTGTGGATCTGTGCTTTCCCTGCCTTCCAGCTGTGCGGTCGCTTCTGACCTGCTCGGAGTCAGAGCTGACAGGAGGCCAGGTCGCTTGGCGGGCTCTGAGTCCTGGGTCTTGGCAGAGCTCCCCACACGCGATGGGACGTGACAGGCCTTCGGGGCGTGAGGGAGTCCCCGAGTGCCTGGAGGCTGGTGCCTGGCCTGGGGAAGGGCTCCGTGGGGTCGTGAGCGGGTGCAGGGACGTGAAGCCTGTCTGCAACGCAGAGGCCACACCGGACCCTCAGGCCACTCCCACCCTGCTCCCCGGCACCCCTCCCACAGGGCCTTGTACAGCAGCTTCCTTCCCCAGCCGTGTTTTTTAAGTGTGATAAGAAACAGGCTATTTATCATCCTCTCCAGTAACAGAATCCAGACCCCGAAGAGAGGAGCTCGTGAGCGCTGTTCCTGCCCAGCAGCTGCCTTATTTTCAGCTGTCTGAAGCTGATGGCCCATCTCCTTTTTGATGTAGCCATGATGGGTTTAGGAGATTTAGACAGGATTTTTTTCTATAGcgtgcaaaaagaaaaatagggcTGAATGCATGAGAATGATGAGTCTTCCGGCTTCTGTGTCTAAAATGGCTTCGAGGCAGGAGTTCTTGCACAATGATTCATGCCCTGTTGTGTCTTACGCTTAATAAGTGTGTGGGAAACGGTGATGTCGgaattgcctttcccttctcatttGGTGCCGTCTCAATGGTGCTTGCATGGTGGCTGCGGTGGGGGGGTGGGCCTGGGTGCCCCTCACAGGAGCTGCTCGGGGTCTGGGCACCTGCGGCCGGCAGGGGGACAGCTTGGCCCATGGCAGGACACTCCCGTCCTGCCCCTGGGTGCTGCTGAGGGCATGGCCGGTTTGCCCTCGGCTGTCTCCA contains:
- the EIPR1 gene encoding EARP and GARP complex-interacting protein 1 — protein: MEDDAPVIYGLEFQARALTPQTAETDAIRFLVGTQSLKYDNQVHVIDFDDENNIISKTVLLHQAGEIWHISASPADRGVLATCYSQAADSKVVTCAAVWRMPAELEPGGQESPEDAASPAHALELLCLLEPAARGSTACVAWEPAGDGKRVVSLADSHILLWDLEGSSSQATLASSASLEGKGQLKFTTGRWSPHHNCSQVATANDTAIRGWDTRTMSQTYRIESAHGQLVRDLDFNPNRQYYLASCGDDCKVKFWDTRNVAEPVKTLEEHSHWVWNVRYNHSHDQLVLTGSSDSRVILSNMVSISSEPFGHLVDDDDLSDQEERRLEEKSQEPPQDSVIATYEEHEDSVYAVDWSSADPWLFASLSYDGRLVINRVPRALKYHILL